In Spirochaetota bacterium, a single genomic region encodes these proteins:
- the truB gene encoding tRNA pseudouridine(55) synthase TruB, whose product MNGFLLIDKPADMSSFAAVYAVRKRLDQKKAGHAGTLDPFATGLLIVALGAYTRLIPHFDDMPKTYTAVGVLGELRDTDDATGSVTETFPAITASPDAIRTLIRDRFTGAIRQLPPRYSALKVKGHRAYDLARGGDDFDLAVRDATVHTIELTGFDYPRFAVRMSVSRGTYVRTIIRDIGTALGSGAYTEVLRRTHIGPLAVGNAIAPAAVSSEAVLGYHDIFPDIPLTLASSALSERLHNGNRSLPDVPDGRHYFTDGDSVLLAITDVSKGNARYEFVNNDVKAGQLR is encoded by the coding sequence ATGAATGGATTTTTACTCATCGATAAACCGGCAGACATGTCCTCGTTCGCGGCGGTGTATGCCGTACGAAAGCGCCTCGATCAGAAAAAGGCGGGGCATGCCGGTACGCTCGATCCCTTCGCAACGGGGCTCCTTATCGTGGCACTCGGCGCCTACACGCGGCTCATACCGCACTTTGACGACATGCCGAAGACCTACACGGCCGTCGGCGTTCTCGGCGAACTGCGCGACACCGACGACGCCACCGGCAGCGTCACCGAAACATTCCCTGCAATAACGGCATCGCCTGATGCGATACGAACGCTCATCCGTGACCGCTTCACCGGAGCGATACGGCAGCTGCCCCCGCGCTACTCGGCGCTGAAGGTCAAAGGACATCGCGCCTATGACCTGGCACGCGGAGGGGACGATTTCGACCTTGCCGTACGCGATGCTACCGTCCATACGATCGAACTTACCGGGTTCGACTACCCGCGTTTCGCGGTACGCATGTCCGTATCCCGGGGCACCTACGTCCGCACGATAATTCGCGACATCGGGACCGCGCTCGGGAGCGGCGCCTACACCGAGGTGCTTCGCCGTACCCATATCGGTCCGCTTGCTGTCGGCAATGCCATCGCCCCGGCGGCGGTATCCTCGGAAGCCGTTCTCGGCTATCACGATATCTTCCCCGATATACCGCTCACCCTTGCATCGAGCGCGCTTTCAGAGCGTCTCCACAACGGCAATCGCAGCCTGCCCGACGTTCCCGACGGACGCCATTATTTCACGGATGGCGACAGTGTACTGCTTGCCATCACCGACGTTTCGAAAGGCAATGCGCGGTACGAATTCGTCAACAATGACGTAAAAGCGGGCCAGCTTCGATGA
- a CDS encoding DUF4389 domain-containing protein gives MSTKGKYPVMLTGELTVPPGNGWWLIKIFLAIPHLIILPFLWIGFVGATIIAAFAILFTAKYPKALFEFNIGVLRWSWRVGFYGLHAFGTDKYPPFSLDPDKKYPADLTIQYPARLSRGLLFVKWWLLVIPHAVIVAIFTAGMGNGLGLIPVLSICAAFALLFTGKYPKEIFRLVIGLNRWVFRVIAYAALMTDAYPPFRLEDDK, from the coding sequence ATGAGTACAAAGGGCAAGTATCCGGTCATGCTGACAGGTGAACTGACCGTTCCGCCGGGGAATGGTTGGTGGCTCATCAAGATCTTCCTTGCGATACCGCATCTCATCATCCTTCCTTTCCTGTGGATCGGCTTCGTCGGCGCGACCATTATCGCCGCCTTCGCCATCCTCTTCACGGCAAAATACCCGAAGGCACTTTTTGAATTCAACATCGGTGTTCTCCGCTGGTCGTGGCGCGTGGGCTTTTACGGTCTGCATGCGTTCGGCACCGATAAGTATCCTCCCTTTTCGCTCGATCCCGACAAGAAATACCCCGCCGACCTCACGATACAATATCCCGCGCGGCTTTCACGCGGACTCCTGTTCGTCAAGTGGTGGCTGCTCGTTATCCCCCACGCCGTCATCGTGGCGATATTCACCGCCGGCATGGGCAATGGTCTGGGGCTTATCCCCGTGCTCTCCATCTGCGCGGCGTTCGCGCTCCTTTTCACCGGAAAATATCCGAAGGAGATATTCCGCCTCGTCATCGGCCTCAACCGCTGGGTGTTCCGCGTCATCGCGTATGCTGCGCTCATGACCGATGCATACCCGCCCTTCCGGCTTGAAGACGATAAGTAA
- a CDS encoding pitrilysin family protein, with protein MFRKIVLPNGVRVVSERMDALDTVSLGFWFDVGSANEPKDVNGYTHFIEHMLFKGTKKYSAYDIVKVIEGVGGNFNAFTSRQFTAFYVSIPSAHLDRALDILIDIMESSTFDAAEIEKEKKVIIEEIRMADDSPEEIVSQQFFTRFYAGSAMAYPIAGSIPNVRRITRSRLMDYFKTMFRAKSLVVSVAGRFDQRYLLKRLSAMRITPGKEEGGTALPPPRYDVRVTVKKDLRQVYFCLVHEAYSAGDERNYPLTVIGNILGGGSSSRLFQSLRERNALCYNIYTYSSSYRQTGTFEVHAATGITTYTKALSLIRDEMERVRAKDISEAEVAEAKEMYKGALAFNKMSADFIMNKNARHEYYYGRHFTFADMYKKISLVDMKRVNDVIDGVFGDGRYFLSAVGPAGTDAASKSAGKQFSGR; from the coding sequence TTGTTCCGTAAGATCGTACTTCCCAATGGCGTGCGCGTCGTCAGCGAACGGATGGACGCGCTCGATACCGTGTCCCTCGGCTTCTGGTTCGATGTGGGGAGCGCGAATGAACCCAAGGACGTCAACGGATACACCCATTTCATAGAGCATATGCTCTTTAAAGGCACGAAAAAATATTCCGCGTACGATATCGTGAAGGTCATCGAGGGGGTGGGCGGGAATTTCAATGCGTTCACGTCGCGGCAGTTCACCGCGTTCTATGTGAGCATACCGTCGGCGCACCTGGACCGCGCGCTCGATATACTCATCGATATCATGGAGTCATCGACGTTCGATGCCGCGGAAATAGAGAAGGAAAAGAAGGTCATCATCGAAGAGATACGCATGGCGGACGATTCCCCCGAGGAGATCGTGAGCCAGCAGTTCTTCACGCGTTTCTATGCGGGGAGCGCCATGGCGTATCCCATCGCCGGGAGCATCCCGAACGTCCGCCGCATCACGCGTTCGCGGCTCATGGATTATTTCAAGACGATGTTCCGCGCGAAGAGCCTTGTGGTATCGGTCGCGGGCAGGTTCGACCAGCGTTATCTCCTGAAGCGCCTTTCAGCGATGCGCATAACACCCGGGAAAGAGGAGGGCGGCACAGCGCTTCCCCCGCCGCGGTATGATGTGCGCGTTACGGTGAAAAAGGACCTCCGGCAGGTGTATTTCTGTCTCGTGCATGAAGCCTATTCGGCGGGCGATGAGCGCAATTATCCGCTCACGGTCATCGGCAATATACTCGGCGGCGGTTCATCGTCGCGGCTCTTTCAGTCGCTGCGCGAACGCAATGCGCTCTGCTATAACATCTATACCTACAGTTCATCCTACCGTCAGACGGGCACGTTCGAGGTGCACGCGGCCACGGGGATAACGACGTATACGAAGGCGCTTTCGCTCATCCGCGATGAGATGGAGCGTGTGCGCGCGAAGGATATCAGCGAGGCGGAAGTGGCCGAGGCGAAAGAGATGTACAAGGGTGCGCTCGCTTTCAACAAGATGAGCGCTGATTTCATCATGAACAAGAACGCCCGGCACGAATATTATTACGGCAGGCATTTCACGTTCGCCGATATGTATAAAAAGATATCACTGGTCGATATGAAGCGTGTGAACGACGTCATCGACGGCGTGTTCGGTGACGGGCGATATTTCCTTTCGGCGGTGGGTCCCGCCGGGACGGATGCGGCATCAAAGAGCGCGGGAAAACAGTTCTCCGGCCGCTGA
- the mltG gene encoding endolytic transglycosylase MltG: MKNKKLLVFLVIMGIAAAAVVFLTRPLGSSDDVVFFEVRQGDSLRRVAAHLAETNLIASDQLFVRAAQITGKSGMKAGGYSLDRGMNMFTIMDTLHEGRVVLEKFAVPEGRNMFEIAKILADKGLVDEPSFLAACRDKELLRAHEIPGDSFEGYLFPSTYYIARGHDAGEFVSLMADKFFKTFSRDVLAARAKERGCTMHELVTMASIVEKEAGAPDERPLIAAVYYNRLNNADVRGRLQSCPTVIYAMTLTRGGAIERPNIRENDLKTKHPYNTYLRKGFPPGPIANPSKASLEAAMKPADVDYLYFCANNKGRNIFSSDYRTHESYVRRYQGGK, encoded by the coding sequence ATGAAGAACAAAAAACTGCTTGTCTTTCTCGTCATCATGGGCATTGCTGCCGCGGCCGTCGTCTTCCTGACGCGCCCGCTCGGCTCTTCCGATGATGTCGTCTTTTTCGAGGTGCGCCAGGGCGATTCGCTTCGGCGTGTCGCCGCGCATCTTGCCGAAACGAACCTGATTGCATCCGACCAGCTTTTCGTACGCGCCGCTCAGATCACCGGGAAGTCAGGAATGAAGGCGGGCGGCTATTCGCTCGATCGCGGGATGAACATGTTCACGATAATGGACACGCTCCATGAGGGGCGTGTGGTGCTCGAGAAATTCGCCGTGCCCGAAGGCAGGAACATGTTCGAGATAGCGAAGATACTCGCCGACAAGGGGCTTGTCGATGAGCCCTCATTCCTTGCCGCCTGCCGCGACAAGGAGCTTCTGCGCGCACATGAGATACCCGGCGACAGTTTCGAGGGATATCTCTTCCCCTCCACCTACTATATCGCCCGCGGGCATGATGCCGGGGAATTCGTTTCGCTCATGGCCGATAAATTCTTCAAGACGTTCTCCCGCGATGTGCTTGCGGCACGTGCGAAAGAGCGCGGCTGTACCATGCACGAGCTTGTCACCATGGCATCCATTGTCGAGAAAGAGGCGGGTGCCCCCGACGAGCGGCCGCTCATCGCCGCTGTCTATTACAATCGCCTTAACAATGCCGATGTGCGCGGGCGTCTCCAAAGCTGCCCAACGGTGATATATGCCATGACGCTGACGCGCGGCGGGGCGATCGAACGGCCGAACATACGCGAGAACGATCTCAAGACGAAGCATCCGTACAATACCTATCTGCGCAAGGGCTTCCCCCCCGGACCGATAGCGAATCCGTCGAAGGCATCGCTCGAGGCGGCAATGAAGCCTGCTGATGTTGACTATCTCTATTTCTGTGCGAACAACAAGGGACGTAACATCTTTTCCTCTGATTACCGCACGCACGAATCCTATGTGCGGCGATACCAGGGCGGGAAATAG
- a CDS encoding amidohydrolase family protein, giving the protein MIIDTHTHAFPDKIAAKAIAGLEAGSGEKALLDGTVSDLLRSMDRSGVDTSFVLNIATKPEQFVPMLAWSKAVRSERIVPFLSIHPDDPCAVERLSIMRDEGFIGIKLHPYYQGFVLNEPKMMPIYEALSSLGLILICHTGFDIAYPRNRICDPEKIADVITRFPKLKFVATHFGAWLDYDEVKKHLIGKDVYIEISFSLKYMSVETARELFDGHSHDRIMFGTDSPWDDQAKAIRSLDTFGFDAERKAKLLGGNAAGLIGAVRT; this is encoded by the coding sequence ATGATAATAGATACCCACACCCATGCGTTCCCGGACAAGATCGCCGCGAAGGCGATCGCGGGGCTTGAGGCGGGGAGCGGCGAGAAAGCGCTCCTTGACGGCACCGTGAGCGATCTCTTACGAAGCATGGATAGGAGCGGCGTCGATACGAGTTTTGTGCTCAATATCGCTACCAAGCCGGAACAGTTCGTGCCGATGCTCGCTTGGTCGAAGGCTGTTCGCAGCGAACGCATCGTCCCGTTCCTGTCGATACATCCCGACGATCCATGCGCGGTAGAGCGGCTTTCGATCATGAGGGATGAAGGTTTCATCGGTATCAAACTTCATCCGTACTATCAGGGCTTCGTGCTCAATGAACCGAAGATGATGCCGATATACGAGGCGCTCTCATCGCTCGGGCTCATCCTGATATGCCATACCGGTTTCGATATCGCGTATCCGCGGAACAGGATATGCGACCCGGAGAAGATAGCCGATGTCATCACCCGTTTCCCGAAGCTGAAATTCGTCGCGACGCATTTCGGGGCGTGGCTGGATTATGACGAGGTGAAGAAGCATCTCATCGGGAAGGATGTTTACATCGAGATATCGTTCTCGCTCAAGTATATGAGCGTGGAGACTGCCCGCGAGCTTTTTGACGGGCACAGCCACGACCGTATCATGTTCGGCACCGATTCGCCGTGGGACGATCAGGCGAAGGCGATACGCTCACTCGATACGTTCGGTTTCGATGCGGAGCGGAAGGCGAAGCTTCTCGGCGGGAACGCCGCGGGGCTTATCGGGGCGGTACGCACATAG